The Akkermansia sp. RCC_12PD genome contains the following window.
GCGCAATAACAGAATTTTTCATGCCTGTGTGCCGGGGACCGGATACGGGAAACAGAAAGAAGGTGAAAGAAGAGGTATGGTATTGCCTGAATCCGGCGTTTTTGCTACAAACGGCGAATCGTTCGCCGCCTTTCCGCTCTGCTGATGACGCCGGGACTGAACGCCATTGCCCCGCCGGGGTCTTAACGACATGCCGAGAAAGATTTACAAATTATGCGTTTCCTATGATGAGGCGGGGGCCCGGCTGCGGCAGAAGGTAGCGGAAAACGTGAAGGGAGCGAGCGATTTTGTCTGGCAGGCATCCTTCCGCGACCTGGAATCTGCGGAGCTTCCTCCCGGTGAGGGCGCAGTCTGGGTTTATCCCGTTTTCATGCAGAGCGGCAGGACGGTGACGGAAACCCTGCCGGAATTGCTGCGTTCCCTGTATGCGGAGCGCGGCTTGTCCCCGGCTCTGGAATTCCAGCCCGTATGGGGAGCGGAGCGTACATGGAACCTTGGCGTGTGGAAATCCCTGCAGAATGAATTGGAGCAGGACGCTTCCCTGCTGGTGGTGGCCCACGGCGTGACGGGAAGGGAACTGCCCCCGGAACCGTCCGATTTTCTGGAACATTCAAAAGTATGGCTGCCGAAGGGAACGGAGATGGCGCTGGCGTACTTCGGCGTCTCTCCTTCCGTGGAAGAGGTTCTTCCTTCTCTGAAGGGAAAGAAGGTGCTTGTTCTTCCATTCCTGATCGGGGAAGGCAAGCACATGAGGGAGGACATGCCTTCTCCGGAGCTGGCGGCCAGGTTCGGCAAGGAGTTGAAGATATTGCCGCCCTTCGGCACGTTTTATTTGCAGGCGGAGCACGCGTATCGGTCGGCGGAGCCGGAAAGAGATGCGGGAAAAAAATCCGACTGGCCGGACATGACGAATCTTGAGGATGTCCGGGCATGGTATTTGCAACAATTTGAAGAGACTCAGAAAGAACTGGAACGGATACCGGGATACGGGGCAATGCGCGAAGGAGCGGCCCCCGTCATTGAGCAGATCACCAAGGCGTTTGCCGGGGTGGAACTGGGGAACGGAATAGGACTGCTCCAGGCGGATTACAGGGATATGGGGGGATTCGGGGAGGTTTTTCGCGGACTGGCGGACAGTGATGAACGGCACGACTGGACAAAGCTGACGGACGCGATGCTGAATCATTGTTATACGGCCCTGTGCTTTACGGATCCGGAGGGTTACCGTTTTCTGGTCCCCGCATTCATGTGCTGTGATCTGCGATGCAGGATGTGGAGCTGCATGGAGGTGACGTGTCCCGAGGATTTCGCGGAATGGGGTTTGGAGGATACGGCCCTGCTCAGTGCAGACCAGCGCCGGGCCATGGAAGCCTACGTGGATTTTTGCCATTCCCACAGAGAGGAAGACGGAGAAAACAGGAAACTGCCCTGGCAATGGAATTGAATGGAAAAACACTGCCCGTCGAATTAAAGGCCTTTGGCTATTATCTGATTGAGCCTTTCCACGTACCCCCGGATTCCGGATTTTTCCCGGTTTCCGTCATTCTTTCCGTCAGCGATTGCCTGTGCCGCCTTCATCCGGAGATGGACTGGGGCCGGTACGGGCGTGCGGAGGAGGATTATCCCCGGAGCATGGGACTTTCCCCGCGGGAGGCGCAGCAGCTGCGCGAAGCGGCGGAAGAGTTCATGGACTGCTGGGTAGCCGACAATTTCCCCACTCTGGCGGGAGCCCGCAGCGTGCTTTCGTTATTGTCCTCCTCCGGCCGCGAATTGGAACTGGTCAGTATCTCCTTTGCCGGGGAAGATGACCGGGCCATGCGCGCGGCAGTGGAACGGGAACGCGGCGCCGCTCCGCAGGCGG
Protein-coding sequences here:
- a CDS encoding DUF6714 family protein, with amino-acid sequence MPRKIYKLCVSYDEAGARLRQKVAENVKGASDFVWQASFRDLESAELPPGEGAVWVYPVFMQSGRTVTETLPELLRSLYAERGLSPALEFQPVWGAERTWNLGVWKSLQNELEQDASLLVVAHGVTGRELPPEPSDFLEHSKVWLPKGTEMALAYFGVSPSVEEVLPSLKGKKVLVLPFLIGEGKHMREDMPSPELAARFGKELKILPPFGTFYLQAEHAYRSAEPERDAGKKSDWPDMTNLEDVRAWYLQQFEETQKELERIPGYGAMREGAAPVIEQITKAFAGVELGNGIGLLQADYRDMGGFGEVFRGLADSDERHDWTKLTDAMLNHCYTALCFTDPEGYRFLVPAFMCCDLRCRMWSCMEVTCPEDFAEWGLEDTALLSADQRRAMEAYVDFCHSHREEDGENRKLPWQWN